In the Pseudomonas sp. ADAK2 genome, one interval contains:
- a CDS encoding amino acid ABC transporter permease, whose amino-acid sequence MNFNWDVFWQYLLQPSDVYLTGLWLTCLISVSAMLLGCVLGLVAALMKLSRNPLLQYPVRFYVWLMRGTPLLVQIVFLYTALAAGGIFRFEDLDLGWFIVPGNIQAAIIALGLNEGAYMAEIIRAGIGAVDKGQYEAGRSLGMTFAKLMRRIVLPQAFRVIVPPLGNEFNVMLKNTTLVSVIGVQELLLSTQMVTSATFRVFELYLVVAIYFLFLTTLWGFFQRWLETRFGQSDRPAPAASRMFGRSTLKLLRGR is encoded by the coding sequence ATGAACTTCAATTGGGATGTGTTTTGGCAGTACCTGTTGCAGCCCAGCGACGTCTACCTGACGGGGCTCTGGCTGACGTGCCTGATCAGCGTCTCGGCGATGTTGCTGGGGTGTGTGCTGGGGCTGGTGGCGGCGCTGATGAAACTGTCGCGCAATCCGCTGTTGCAGTACCCGGTGCGCTTTTATGTGTGGCTGATGCGCGGAACGCCGCTGTTGGTGCAGATCGTGTTCCTCTACACGGCGCTGGCGGCCGGGGGGATTTTCCGCTTCGAAGACCTGGACCTGGGCTGGTTCATTGTGCCGGGCAATATCCAGGCGGCGATCATTGCCCTGGGCCTCAACGAAGGCGCGTACATGGCCGAAATCATCCGCGCCGGCATCGGTGCCGTGGACAAGGGCCAGTACGAAGCCGGGCGTTCCCTGGGCATGACCTTTGCCAAACTGATGCGGCGCATCGTCCTGCCCCAGGCTTTCCGGGTGATCGTGCCGCCGCTGGGCAACGAGTTCAACGTGATGCTGAAAAACACCACGCTGGTTAGTGTCATCGGCGTGCAGGAACTGCTGCTCAGCACGCAAATGGTCACCTCGGCGACCTTCCGGGTGTTCGAGTTGTACCTGGTGGTCGCCATTTATTTCCTGTTCCTGACCACGCTGTGGGGCTTTTTCCAGCGCTGGCTCGAAACGCGGTTCGGGCAGTCTGACCGGCCGGCACCGGCGGCCAGTCGCATGTTCGGTCGCAGCACCCTGAAACTGCTGAGAGGGCGTTGA
- a CDS encoding amino acid ABC transporter ATP-binding protein, with protein sequence MAHMSEELVIEALDIHKSFGDLEILKGISLQVRRGEVVVLIGASGSGKTTFIRCINLLEDIQSGQIRVSGQPMGYRTRADGSLVKDSERNIARQRRDIGMVFQRFNLFPHMTALENIIEAPVHVLGVTRKAAVEQAQALLKRVGLAEKADHYPSMLSGGQQQRVAIARALAMKPQAMLFDEPTSALDPETVGEVLQVMKELAEEGMTMVVVTHEMGFAREVADRVVVLDQGELIEQGPPEQIFSQPSHARTRAFLSRVL encoded by the coding sequence ATGGCGCACATGAGTGAAGAGTTGGTCATCGAAGCGCTGGATATTCACAAGTCCTTCGGCGACCTGGAGATTCTCAAGGGCATTTCCCTGCAAGTCCGCCGTGGCGAAGTGGTGGTGCTGATCGGCGCGTCCGGTTCTGGCAAGACCACGTTTATTCGCTGCATCAATTTGCTCGAAGACATTCAGTCGGGGCAGATCCGCGTCAGCGGCCAGCCCATGGGTTACCGCACTCGGGCCGACGGCAGTCTGGTGAAGGACTCGGAGCGCAATATCGCGCGGCAACGCCGGGACATCGGCATGGTGTTCCAGCGTTTCAATCTGTTCCCGCACATGACCGCGCTGGAAAACATCATCGAAGCGCCGGTCCACGTATTGGGCGTGACGCGCAAAGCCGCAGTGGAACAGGCACAGGCGCTGCTCAAGCGAGTTGGGCTGGCGGAAAAGGCCGATCACTACCCGTCGATGTTGTCCGGTGGCCAGCAGCAGCGGGTGGCGATCGCCCGGGCGCTGGCGATGAAGCCCCAGGCCATGCTCTTCGACGAACCCACCAGTGCCCTGGACCCGGAAACTGTCGGCGAAGTGTTGCAAGTGATGAAGGAGTTGGCCGAGGAGGGCATGACCATGGTCGTGGTCACCCATGAAATGGGTTTTGCTCGCGAAGTGGCCGACCGGGTGGTGGTGCTCGATCAAGGCGAATTGATCGAACAAGGGCCGCCCGAACAGATCTTCAGCCAGCCCAGTCATGCGCGCACCCGCGCCTTCCTCAGTCGGGTCCTGTGA
- a CDS encoding gamma-glutamyltransferase family protein: MFEFSAHEYPYASQRQSVFAKRGMVAASQPLAAEAGIEILRRGGNAIDAAIATAAALTVVEPTGCGIGGDAFALVWTQNKLHGLNANGGAPQALSVEAVKAAGHEQMPLHGWTPVTVPGCPSAWAELSRRFGRLPFVDLLQPAISLARDGFPVSPVVALQWQAALEDFTPSRDEVLDAWFKTFLIDGRAPRAGELFRNPAQARTLTELAATECESFYRGALAQRLDAHSRATGGYLRASDLQDYRAQWVDPITVNYRGVDVWEIPPSGQGLVALMALKILEGFEFDHRDSQQTWHRQLEAMKLAYSDGLHYITDPEHMRVAVADLLSESYAARRREQIGEQAVAPQPGEPHASGTVYLATADADGNMVSFIQSNYHGFGSGVVLPDSGIALQNRGEEFSLDPTHANCLAPGKKTFHTIIPGFLSKDGVAMGPFGVMGGYMQPQGHVQMVMNLVDFGLNPQAALDAPRWQWLGGLKVGIEQDASRDMAAALARRGHEVQVVCDLTSYGRGQIILRDPETGVLCGGTEPRTDSHIAVW, translated from the coding sequence ATGTTCGAATTTTCTGCCCATGAGTACCCTTACGCGTCCCAGCGTCAGAGCGTGTTTGCCAAACGCGGCATGGTCGCCGCGTCCCAACCGTTGGCCGCTGAAGCGGGGATTGAGATCCTGCGCCGGGGCGGCAATGCGATTGATGCAGCAATTGCCACGGCGGCGGCGCTGACGGTGGTCGAGCCCACCGGTTGCGGTATCGGCGGCGATGCTTTTGCACTGGTCTGGACGCAAAACAAGCTGCACGGTTTGAACGCCAACGGCGGCGCCCCTCAGGCTTTGAGCGTCGAGGCGGTGAAAGCGGCCGGTCATGAACAGATGCCGTTGCATGGCTGGACGCCGGTGACGGTGCCGGGTTGCCCGTCGGCGTGGGCGGAACTGTCCCGGCGTTTCGGACGCTTGCCCTTTGTCGATTTGCTGCAACCGGCCATCAGCCTGGCGCGGGACGGCTTTCCGGTATCGCCCGTGGTTGCCCTGCAATGGCAAGCCGCGCTGGAAGACTTCACCCCGAGCCGCGACGAAGTGCTCGATGCCTGGTTCAAGACGTTCCTGATTGACGGCCGGGCGCCGCGCGCCGGTGAGTTGTTTCGCAACCCGGCGCAAGCACGAACGTTAACGGAATTGGCCGCCACCGAATGCGAGAGCTTCTATCGCGGCGCATTGGCGCAGCGGCTGGACGCCCATTCCCGGGCCACGGGCGGCTACCTGCGCGCCAGTGATTTGCAGGATTACCGCGCGCAATGGGTCGACCCGATCACGGTCAATTATCGCGGCGTCGATGTCTGGGAGATTCCGCCCAGCGGCCAAGGATTGGTCGCGTTGATGGCGTTGAAGATTCTCGAAGGTTTCGAGTTTGACCACCGCGACAGTCAGCAGACCTGGCACCGTCAACTTGAAGCCATGAAGCTGGCCTACAGTGATGGCCTGCATTACATCACCGACCCGGAACATATGCGGGTCGCGGTCGCGGATTTGTTGAGTGAGTCTTACGCCGCCCGCCGTCGGGAGCAGATCGGCGAGCAGGCCGTGGCGCCGCAACCGGGCGAGCCTCACGCCAGTGGCACGGTGTACCTGGCCACTGCCGATGCCGATGGCAACATGGTTTCGTTTATCCAGAGCAACTATCACGGTTTCGGCTCGGGCGTGGTGCTGCCCGACAGCGGCATCGCCCTGCAGAATCGTGGCGAAGAGTTCAGCCTCGATCCGACGCATGCCAACTGCCTGGCACCCGGCAAGAAGACTTTTCACACCATCATCCCGGGATTTCTCAGCAAGGACGGTGTGGCAATGGGGCCGTTCGGCGTGATGGGGGGCTACATGCAACCCCAGGGGCATGTGCAAATGGTCATGAACCTGGTGGATTTCGGACTCAATCCGCAAGCGGCGCTGGATGCTCCGCGCTGGCAATGGCTGGGCGGGCTGAAGGTCGGCATCGAGCAAGACGCTTCGCGAGACATGGCTGCCGCCCTCGCGCGTCGCGGGCATGAGGTACAAGTGGTGTGCGATTTGACCAGTTATGGACGTGGGCAGATCATCTTGCGCGATCCGGAAACCGGGGTGTTATGCGGCGGGACCGAGCCGCGTACGGACTCACATATTGCGGTGTGGTGA
- a CDS encoding acetyl/propionyl/methylcrotonyl-CoA carboxylase subunit alpha — translation MSAPVLTTLLVANRGEIACRVMRTAKALGLTTVAVHSATDRDARHSREADIRVDLGGSKAADSYLQIDKLIAAAQASGAQAIHPGYGFLSENAGFARAIEAAGLIFLGPPASAIDAMGSKSAAKALMETAGVPLVPGYHGEAQDLDTFRDACERIGYPVLLKATAGGGGKGMKVVEDVSQLAEALASAQREAQSSFGDSRMLVEKYLLKPRHVEIQVFADQHGNCLYLNERDCSIQRRHQKVVEEAPAPGLSAELRRAMGEAAVRSAQAIGYVGAGTVEFLLDSRGEFFFMEMNTRLQVEHPVTEAITGLDLVAWQIRVARGEVLPMTQEQVPLMGHAIEVRLYAEDPGNDFLPATGRLELYRESAEGPGRRVDSGVEEGDEISPFYDPMLGKLIAWGEDREQARLRLLSMLDEFAIGGLKTNINFLRRIVGHPAFAAAELDTGFIPRYQEQLLPAPAELSDEFWQAAAQAFAQGQPSQSRADDPSSPWAINSGFRAGLPKEITLHLSCEGQDRALTLGEVTTAQLKGEQLLTEHNGLRRQHRAIRRGDSLYLQWEGELRRVETYDPITAVESSHSHQGGLTAPMNGSIVRVLVEAGQTVEAGAQLVVLEAMKMEHSIRAPHAGVIKALYCQEGEMVSEGSALVELEEA, via the coding sequence ATGAGCGCACCTGTTCTCACCACCCTGCTGGTGGCCAACCGCGGCGAGATTGCCTGTCGCGTGATGCGCACCGCCAAAGCCTTGGGCCTGACCACCGTCGCCGTGCACAGCGCCACCGACCGTGACGCCCGGCATAGCCGTGAAGCGGATATCCGCGTGGACCTCGGTGGCAGCAAAGCCGCCGACAGTTACCTGCAAATCGACAAACTGATCGCTGCCGCCCAAGCCAGTGGCGCCCAGGCGATCCATCCGGGTTACGGTTTTCTCTCGGAGAACGCCGGGTTCGCCCGCGCGATTGAAGCCGCCGGCCTGATCTTCCTAGGCCCGCCCGCCTCGGCCATCGACGCCATGGGCAGTAAATCTGCGGCCAAGGCTTTGATGGAAACCGCTGGCGTGCCGCTGGTGCCGGGCTATCACGGCGAAGCCCAGGACCTCGACACCTTCCGCGACGCCTGCGAACGCATCGGGTATCCGGTGCTGCTCAAGGCCACGGCCGGTGGCGGCGGTAAAGGCATGAAAGTGGTCGAGGACGTCAGCCAACTGGCCGAAGCCCTGGCCTCAGCCCAGCGGGAGGCGCAATCCTCGTTCGGCGATTCGCGGATGCTGGTGGAAAAATACCTGCTCAAGCCGCGCCATGTGGAAATCCAGGTGTTCGCCGATCAACACGGCAACTGCCTGTACCTGAATGAACGGGATTGTTCGATCCAGCGCCGACACCAGAAAGTCGTCGAAGAAGCGCCAGCTCCAGGTTTGAGCGCAGAACTGCGGCGGGCCATGGGCGAAGCGGCGGTGCGTTCGGCACAGGCCATTGGTTACGTCGGTGCCGGCACGGTGGAGTTTCTGCTGGATTCGCGCGGCGAGTTCTTCTTTATGGAGATGAATACGCGCCTGCAAGTTGAGCACCCAGTCACCGAAGCCATTACTGGCCTGGACCTGGTGGCCTGGCAGATTCGTGTGGCGCGGGGTGAAGTGCTGCCGATGACACAGGAACAGGTGCCGCTGATGGGTCACGCCATCGAAGTGCGCTTGTACGCCGAAGACCCGGGCAATGATTTCCTGCCGGCTACAGGGCGGCTGGAGTTGTATCGCGAATCGGCGGAAGGGCCGGGGCGCCGGGTGGACAGCGGCGTCGAGGAAGGTGATGAGATTTCGCCGTTCTATGACCCGATGCTCGGTAAGCTGATTGCCTGGGGCGAGGATCGTGAACAGGCGCGTTTGCGGTTGTTGAGCATGCTCGATGAATTTGCCATCGGCGGGCTCAAGACCAATATCAACTTCCTGCGGCGGATCGTCGGTCATCCGGCTTTTGCCGCGGCGGAGCTGGATACCGGGTTCATTCCTCGTTATCAGGAGCAGTTGCTGCCAGCGCCTGCCGAGCTCAGTGATGAGTTCTGGCAAGCGGCGGCACAGGCGTTTGCGCAGGGTCAACCGTCGCAGTCGCGTGCGGATGATCCCAGTTCGCCGTGGGCTATTAACAGTGGTTTCCGCGCCGGATTGCCGAAAGAAATCACCCTGCATTTAAGTTGCGAAGGCCAGGATCGCGCATTGACCTTGGGCGAAGTGACCACCGCGCAACTCAAGGGCGAACAGTTGCTGACCGAGCACAATGGCTTGCGTCGTCAGCATCGGGCTATCCGCCGTGGCGACAGCCTGTACCTGCAATGGGAAGGTGAATTGCGCCGGGTAGAGACTTACGACCCGATTACAGCCGTCGAATCCAGTCACAGCCATCAGGGCGGCCTGACCGCGCCCATGAATGGCAGCATCGTGCGGGTGCTGGTGGAGGCCGGGCAAACGGTCGAAGCCGGGGCGCAACTGGTGGTGCTGGAAGCGATGAAGATGGAGCACAGCATTCGTGCGCCCCATGCAGGGGTGATCAAGGCGCTGTATTGCCAGGAAGGCGAAATGGTCAGCGAAGGCAGTGCGTTGGTGGAGTTGGAAGAAGCGTGA
- a CDS encoding DUF6124 family protein has product MTMPSHDTPDMQFDTTFTSPKGTAAAQRALDYYLKPAVSEVAVPARFFDVNRNVSSEEALVHASDLLRCAAATAQESADNLQGANRALAFSVVHMIDMAQAMVDRSLDGDQND; this is encoded by the coding sequence ATGACCATGCCCAGCCACGACACGCCCGACATGCAGTTCGACACCACCTTCACCTCGCCAAAAGGCACTGCCGCCGCCCAACGGGCACTGGACTATTACTTGAAACCAGCTGTTTCAGAAGTGGCAGTCCCGGCACGTTTTTTCGACGTCAACCGCAACGTCAGCAGTGAAGAGGCGCTGGTTCATGCGTCCGATCTGCTGCGCTGCGCCGCCGCGACCGCACAGGAATCGGCCGACAACCTGCAAGGCGCAAACCGGGCACTGGCGTTTTCGGTGGTGCACATGATTGATATGGCGCAGGCGATGGTCGACCGATCCTTGGATGGCGATCAGAACGACTGA
- a CDS encoding LexA family protein, whose translation MDKWIELVKAKMSELKVTQDELADRLGMSQGGVGHWLNKRRDPGVVNMNRVLKALGMDFLEVALVIREPLILEEEEMPLALKYNPYFRYPVSDWKEPAQVRDGELTVYRKEERFELTDYHAQGPAFWLSVVGDAMTAPTGISIAEGMMILVDPAIVPEPGKLVIAQWPDSAEATFRKLIEEGGQRYLVPLNPTYPKALFTDECRIIGVVVQATAKF comes from the coding sequence ATGGATAAATGGATTGAATTGGTCAAGGCCAAAATGAGTGAACTCAAAGTCACTCAAGACGAACTCGCAGATCGCCTCGGGATGTCCCAGGGCGGCGTCGGCCACTGGCTGAACAAACGCCGCGACCCCGGCGTCGTCAACATGAACCGTGTGTTGAAGGCGCTGGGCATGGACTTTCTCGAAGTGGCGCTGGTGATCCGCGAACCACTCATTCTCGAAGAGGAGGAGATGCCTCTGGCGTTGAAGTACAACCCGTACTTCCGCTACCCGGTCAGTGACTGGAAGGAGCCGGCGCAGGTGCGCGATGGTGAGCTGACGGTGTATCGCAAGGAGGAACGCTTCGAGCTGACCGACTACCACGCCCAGGGCCCGGCTTTCTGGCTGAGTGTGGTGGGCGATGCGATGACCGCGCCGACTGGCATCAGCATTGCCGAGGGCATGATGATCCTGGTGGACCCGGCCATTGTGCCGGAGCCCGGAAAACTGGTGATCGCCCAATGGCCGGACAGCGCCGAGGCGACCTTTCGCAAACTGATCGAAGAGGGCGGGCAGCGTTACCTGGTCCCGCTCAATCCGACCTATCCGAAGGCTCTGTTCACCGACGAGTGCCGAATTATCGGCGTAGTGGTGCAGGCAACCGCCAAATTCTAA